A portion of the Calothrix sp. 336/3 genome contains these proteins:
- a CDS encoding ATP-binding protein has translation MASNLISIDRDIYESLHTELLQLRSTIDNLNRQSYEQMQLMVASVPTAIAVFDYRMRYLFASPSWQYEYQIGDNFSIQCQEIIHECLQIKAGINIKEALTLADGQTKWVNLRINPWYDAHGNTIGIIIVAEDVVSRHEAETTPQIKSSQPTEELHRSQQRLQYLAENVPGMLYEIDISPDGEMNFMYVSSGSRDVYGLEPEEILQNAQLMHECVHPEDLPGFLATVAESAQTLQNWQYEWRIFTPSGEEKWLQGFSRPISQENGSIVWYGCVTDISKQQKQAKNLENTLRELKRTQAQLIQSEKMSSLGQMVAGVAHEINNPVNFIHGNLTPACEYTQDLLHIISLYQSAYPNPSEEIQEEIENLDLEFIKDDLVKLLQSMVVGTERIRQIVLSLRNFSRLDEADCKTVDIHEGIESTLMILQNRLKAQPHHPEIKIIREYSQLPPIDCFPGQLNQVFMNLFVNAIDILEEEVQKNQNFLPRISIHSQMISPDFIAIRIQDNGRGIPPEVLPKLFDPFFTTKEVGKGTGLGLSISYQIVVEKHGGRLYCNSVVGEGAEFVIEIPRKMGTLN, from the coding sequence ATGGCTAGTAATCTGATTTCCATTGACAGAGATATATATGAATCTCTGCACACAGAGTTATTGCAACTACGTAGCACTATAGATAACTTAAATCGGCAAAGTTATGAGCAAATGCAATTGATGGTTGCATCTGTTCCCACCGCGATCGCGGTATTCGACTATCGGATGCGTTACTTGTTTGCTAGCCCCTCTTGGCAATATGAATATCAGATTGGGGATAACTTCTCGATACAGTGTCAAGAAATTATCCACGAGTGTTTACAAATAAAAGCTGGTATAAATATCAAAGAAGCTCTTACCCTGGCTGATGGTCAGACTAAATGGGTAAATTTGCGAATAAATCCATGGTACGATGCCCACGGTAATACTATTGGTATTATCATCGTTGCGGAAGATGTGGTATCCCGTCACGAAGCAGAGACAACCCCACAAATAAAAAGTTCTCAACCTACAGAGGAACTGCATCGCAGTCAACAACGGTTGCAGTATTTAGCAGAAAACGTCCCAGGGATGCTATATGAAATTGATATATCCCCGGATGGTGAGATGAATTTCATGTACGTTTCTTCCGGTAGTCGAGATGTCTATGGTTTAGAACCAGAGGAAATCTTGCAGAATGCTCAGTTAATGCATGAATGTGTGCATCCTGAAGATTTACCCGGTTTTTTAGCAACTGTTGCTGAATCTGCTCAAACTTTGCAAAATTGGCAGTATGAATGGCGAATTTTTACCCCAAGTGGTGAGGAAAAGTGGTTACAGGGTTTTTCTCGTCCGATTTCCCAGGAGAATGGTTCAATTGTTTGGTATGGTTGTGTCACAGACATCAGTAAGCAACAGAAACAAGCTAAGAATTTAGAAAATACCTTGCGAGAGTTGAAAAGAACCCAAGCTCAGTTAATTCAAAGTGAAAAAATGTCTAGTTTGGGTCAAATGGTAGCAGGTGTTGCCCATGAAATTAACAATCCTGTGAATTTTATTCACGGAAACTTGACTCCTGCTTGCGAATATACCCAAGACCTACTACATATCATATCTTTGTATCAATCTGCCTACCCCAACCCATCAGAGGAAATTCAAGAGGAAATAGAAAATCTAGATTTGGAATTTATCAAAGATGATTTGGTGAAGTTACTTCAGTCAATGGTGGTGGGAACGGAAAGAATTCGTCAAATTGTCTTATCTTTGAGGAATTTTTCTCGTTTAGATGAAGCAGACTGTAAGACTGTGGATATTCACGAAGGTATTGAAAGTACCTTGATGATTTTACAGAATCGACTCAAAGCTCAACCCCATCATCCAGAAATTAAGATAATCAGGGAATATAGTCAGTTACCACCTATTGATTGTTTCCCTGGACAGTTGAATCAGGTATTTATGAATCTGTTTGTGAATGCCATTGATATATTAGAGGAAGAGGTACAAAAGAATCAGAATTTCCTACCACGAATTTCCATTCATAGTCAGATGATATCTCCAGATTTCATTGCGATTCGGATTCAAGATAATGGTAGAGGTATTCCCCCAGAAGTTTTACCAAAACTTTTTGACCCCTTCTTTACTACTAAGGAAGTTGGGAAGGGTACAGGATTAGGTTTATCTATCAGTTATCAAATAGTGGTGGAAAAGCATGGTGGTAGATTGTATTGTAATTCTGTGGTGGGAGAAGGGGCAGAATTTGTTATAGAGATTCCTCGGAAGATGGGTACTTTGAATTAG
- a CDS encoding integrase → MPSQQSSNYDPRRGEWDGIAIDSWEVSLWKQWKPKQTTDDCVKQEREYLRVKHLVIQANTALSLDRVKIKLKLTTYKSIGLQGTFPCKLGDIGKNGSPNKQYTLSLGFAANDLGVKAAITKARELDLLLVTKQFQWTPELLGKQAQKTILETEATKLIHQLIQEYEREFWKVHERNRQGLRTWESHYLRHLKKLPQDVPISLDALETALSQTQPNTVARFYLVWQLKKFCNFCNFDADKLISSYATPLPSPSIRKIPSDEEVIAGYHQIGTPLSPYASKDNRILPLQWQWIYGMLATYGLRPHELFAVDIGAFTDPGNTFHLVSLNPSLTAGTKTGERSCGIPPLYPHWVELFDLKNVKLPSYIASLSNQTAKIQIRFRNVNLGFRPYDLRHGYAIRGHRLRVPMKTMADYMGHTVQEHTKTYQRWMNQDTNLEIYREVVLLRQGTSKEVLKERIKELELENLTLKAENETLRGLLVNQQLEEFLNSRE, encoded by the coding sequence ATGCCGAGTCAGCAAAGTAGTAATTACGATCCTCGTCGTGGAGAATGGGATGGGATTGCCATTGATTCTTGGGAAGTTTCCCTGTGGAAGCAGTGGAAACCAAAACAAACTACAGATGATTGTGTAAAACAGGAGCGGGAGTACCTGAGAGTTAAACACCTGGTTATTCAGGCAAATACGGCATTAAGCTTGGATCGGGTCAAGATTAAACTGAAATTGACTACCTATAAGTCTATTGGACTCCAAGGGACTTTTCCCTGTAAATTAGGGGATATAGGCAAGAATGGCAGTCCGAATAAACAATACACCCTTTCTCTTGGCTTTGCTGCGAATGATTTGGGAGTCAAAGCTGCAATTACCAAAGCAAGGGAATTGGATTTACTGTTAGTTACTAAGCAATTTCAATGGACACCGGAATTACTTGGTAAGCAAGCACAAAAAACCATCCTGGAAACTGAAGCTACAAAGCTAATTCATCAATTAATTCAGGAGTATGAACGAGAATTCTGGAAAGTCCATGAAAGGAATCGTCAAGGTTTACGCACCTGGGAAAGTCATTATTTGCGACATCTGAAAAAATTGCCTCAGGATGTACCTATTTCCCTGGATGCTTTAGAAACTGCTCTATCGCAAACTCAACCTAATACCGTTGCCAGATTTTATCTAGTTTGGCAATTGAAAAAGTTCTGTAATTTCTGTAATTTTGATGCTGATAAATTAATTTCATCCTACGCGACACCCTTACCCTCACCATCTATTCGCAAAATACCCAGTGATGAGGAAGTTATTGCTGGTTATCATCAAATTGGTACTCCCCTATCTCCCTATGCGAGCAAGGATAATCGCATTCTACCCCTACAATGGCAATGGATATATGGGATGTTAGCTACCTACGGTTTAAGACCCCATGAACTGTTTGCAGTGGATATTGGGGCTTTTACTGACCCAGGAAATACTTTTCACCTTGTCAGTCTCAACCCTAGTTTAACAGCAGGAACGAAAACAGGTGAGAGAAGTTGTGGTATTCCTCCCCTATACCCTCACTGGGTAGAACTTTTTGATTTGAAAAATGTCAAACTCCCTAGTTATATTGCTTCCCTAAGTAATCAAACTGCCAAAATTCAGATACGTTTTAGAAATGTAAATTTAGGTTTCCGTCCCTACGATTTACGCCATGGTTATGCTATCCGTGGTCATCGTTTACGAGTTCCGATGAAAACTATGGCTGATTATATGGGACATACGGTACAGGAGCATACCAAAACCTATCAGCGTTGGATGAATCAGGATACTAACCTGGAAATTTATCGAGAGGTGGTATTGCTGCGACAGGGAACTAGTAAGGAAGTCTTGAAGGAGAGAATTAAGGAGCTAGAGTTAGAAAACTTGACTTTAAAGGCAGAAAATGAAACTTTAAGGGGATTGTTGGTGAATCAGCAATTGGAGGAATTTTTGAATTCACGAGAATGA
- a CDS encoding GerMN domain-containing protein, with amino-acid sequence MHTTKAYIYSLVAIALTLSSCHSTPTTVQPSPTISAAVKPPTETPESLLPNQSSSHSISGKKVNITLYTSDTQCQKHLPQAVAVAANAPVTNAVAQILEKEDTADFSISGYRVKLQNGVATIDFRVAPSSQRQISSLSSCEQFALFGSLRKTLTSNPQWKIKQVKFTQQGEEIIL; translated from the coding sequence ATGCATACTACTAAAGCTTATATTTACTCCCTAGTGGCGATCGCGCTCACCCTCAGCAGTTGCCATTCCACCCCCACCACAGTACAACCATCCCCCACCATCAGTGCTGCGGTGAAACCACCCACAGAAACACCAGAATCCCTCCTACCCAATCAATCTAGCTCCCATAGTATTTCCGGCAAAAAAGTTAATATCACCCTCTACACTAGCGATACCCAATGTCAAAAACACCTTCCTCAAGCTGTAGCAGTTGCAGCAAATGCACCTGTAACCAATGCAGTTGCGCAAATACTGGAAAAGGAAGATACGGCAGATTTTAGTATTTCTGGTTATCGCGTCAAATTACAAAATGGAGTTGCCACAATTGATTTTCGAGTAGCTCCTAGCTCTCAGCGTCAAATTAGTTCCCTTTCCAGTTGTGAACAGTTTGCCCTATTTGGAAGTTTACGAAAAACTCTTACCAGCAATCCACAATGGAAAATTAAACAAGTGAAATTTACCCAACAAGGAGAAGAAATCATTCTTTGA
- a CDS encoding ParA family protein, which yields MIITVAAFKGGVAKSATALHLAAYLQTKADTLLIDGDLNRSALDWANRGKLPFKVADEKQGVSLVKLYEHIVIDTPAKPDERELKTLVCGCDFLVIPTTPDAIAMAATLQMVNQIQRFPTKYKILLTLIPPHPNKAGDEARIALESAGLPLFKSGIRRLSVFQKAALEGVPVNLVKDDYARIAWRLYAAVGEEILDNL from the coding sequence ATGATTATCACTGTAGCTGCATTTAAGGGGGGAGTTGCCAAGTCTGCAACAGCGTTACACTTAGCTGCATATTTGCAAACCAAAGCGGATACTCTATTAATTGATGGGGATTTGAACCGTAGTGCATTGGATTGGGCAAATCGTGGGAAATTACCCTTTAAAGTTGCCGATGAAAAGCAGGGTGTGAGTTTAGTTAAGTTGTACGAGCATATAGTGATTGATACTCCTGCAAAACCGGATGAGAGGGAGTTAAAAACTCTTGTTTGTGGATGTGACTTTTTAGTGATTCCCACAACTCCAGACGCGATCGCCATGGCAGCAACTTTGCAAATGGTGAATCAAATCCAACGTTTTCCGACAAAATACAAAATTTTGTTAACTTTAATTCCTCCCCATCCGAATAAAGCGGGTGATGAAGCCAGAATTGCTCTAGAAAGTGCAGGTTTGCCCCTATTTAAGTCAGGAATTAGACGTTTATCTGTATTCCAAAAGGCAGCTTTGGAAGGAGTACCTGTAAATTTAGTCAAAGATGATTATGCGCGCATTGCATGGCGTTTGTATGCAGCAGTGGGTGAGGAAATATTAGATAATTTGTAG
- a CDS encoding DUF6825 family protein, giving the protein MSNPLLQAFFVGRAVAEVINERLEHTLTDALSEFGKFDAELREQMRQFTDEVIERANRASEAAESGVYTSGTADSGANSADLQETIDELRAEIALLRTELQRYRSSSAG; this is encoded by the coding sequence ATGAGTAATCCTCTTCTACAAGCATTTTTCGTGGGTAGAGCAGTAGCCGAAGTCATTAACGAACGACTAGAACACACACTGACAGACGCTTTGAGCGAGTTTGGAAAATTCGATGCCGAACTGCGCGAGCAAATGCGACAGTTTACCGATGAAGTCATCGAGCGAGCAAACCGAGCATCAGAAGCAGCCGAATCTGGAGTATATACCTCAGGAACCGCTGATTCTGGAGCAAATTCCGCAGATTTGCAAGAAACAATTGATGAGTTACGGGCAGAAATCGCTTTGTTAAGAACTGAACTCCAAAGATATCGCAGCAGTTCTGCGGGTTAA
- a CDS encoding AarF/ABC1/UbiB kinase family protein, whose protein sequence is MEKGYSEKAYRWNRENYSSRRRFIDIWGFVLTLLFRLWLYNKSWSYIGGVTEAKQAARRRNLAVWIRNTFLDLGPTFIKVGQLFSTRADIFPGEYVEELSKLQDKVPAFGYDLVEKTIEQELGRKIPQLFESFEVVPLAAASLGQVHKAVLHSGEAVVVKVQRPGLKKLFEIDLQILKGIARYFQNHPKWGRGRDWMGIYEECCRILWEEIDYLGEGRNADTFRRNFRGYDWVKVPRVYWRYATPRVLTLEYIPGIKISQYEALEAAGLNRKTIARQGAQAYLLQLLDNGFFHADPHPGNIAVSPDGSLIFYDFGMMGRIKSNIREGLMETLFGVASKDGDRVVKSLIELGAIAPVEDISPVRRSVQFMLDNFMDKPFEAQSITAISDDLYEIAYNQPFRFPATFTFVMRAFSTLEGVGKGLDPEFNFMEVAQPYAMQLMSNMNGVETNSFINELSRQAVQVSSTALGLPRRLEDTLDKLERGDVRVRVRSIETERMLRRQGNLQLSMTYAVIISGFTLSATILLVKDYIWLAAIAGLIAAAVSWLLIRLLLRLDRYDRMY, encoded by the coding sequence ATGGAAAAAGGATATTCAGAGAAAGCATACCGTTGGAATCGGGAGAACTATTCCAGTAGACGGCGCTTTATAGATATTTGGGGTTTTGTGTTGACTTTGTTGTTTCGCCTCTGGTTATACAACAAGTCTTGGAGTTATATAGGTGGAGTTACAGAAGCCAAACAAGCAGCAAGACGCAGAAATCTAGCTGTGTGGATTCGTAATACTTTTCTAGATCTAGGTCCAACCTTTATTAAAGTCGGACAATTATTCTCCACCCGTGCGGATATTTTCCCCGGTGAGTATGTCGAAGAACTATCAAAACTCCAAGATAAAGTCCCAGCTTTCGGTTATGACTTGGTAGAAAAGACCATTGAGCAGGAATTAGGAAGAAAGATTCCCCAACTTTTTGAAAGCTTTGAAGTTGTCCCCCTCGCTGCTGCCAGTTTAGGGCAAGTACACAAAGCAGTACTACATTCCGGGGAAGCAGTTGTCGTCAAGGTACAACGTCCGGGTTTAAAAAAATTATTTGAAATTGATTTACAAATCCTCAAAGGTATTGCTCGCTACTTTCAGAATCATCCGAAATGGGGGCGAGGAAGAGACTGGATGGGCATCTATGAAGAGTGTTGCCGCATCCTTTGGGAAGAAATTGACTACTTAGGTGAAGGTCGCAACGCGGACACCTTCCGACGCAATTTCCGAGGCTATGATTGGGTAAAAGTGCCACGGGTGTACTGGCGTTATGCCACTCCCCGTGTTCTGACCTTGGAATATATCCCTGGGATAAAAATTAGTCAGTACGAAGCCCTAGAAGCCGCAGGTTTGAACCGTAAAACCATTGCCCGCCAAGGTGCCCAAGCCTATCTATTACAGTTACTAGATAATGGCTTTTTCCATGCTGACCCCCACCCTGGTAATATTGCTGTCAGTCCAGATGGCTCATTAATTTTCTACGACTTTGGCATGATGGGGCGGATTAAGTCGAATATCCGTGAAGGTTTGATGGAAACGTTATTTGGCGTTGCTTCCAAGGACGGCGATCGCGTAGTCAAGTCTTTAATCGAATTAGGGGCGATCGCTCCGGTAGAAGACATCAGCCCCGTACGCCGCTCCGTCCAATTCATGTTAGATAACTTCATGGATAAACCCTTTGAAGCGCAATCTATCACCGCAATTAGTGACGATTTGTACGAGATCGCCTATAATCAGCCATTTAGATTTCCTGCAACCTTCACCTTTGTCATGCGTGCCTTCTCAACCCTAGAAGGAGTGGGCAAAGGTTTAGACCCAGAATTCAACTTCATGGAAGTTGCCCAACCCTATGCCATGCAGCTAATGAGCAACATGAATGGTGTCGAAACCAACAGCTTTATCAACGAATTAAGTCGCCAAGCAGTGCAAGTTAGCAGCACCGCCCTTGGTCTACCACGTAGATTAGAAGATACACTGGATAAATTGGAACGGGGTGATGTCCGAGTCCGGGTACGCTCCATTGAAACAGAGCGGATGCTAAGACGACAGGGTAACTTGCAACTTAGTATGACCTATGCTGTAATTATCAGTGGTTTTACCCTTTCGGCGACTATATTATTAGTCAAAGATTATATCTGGTTAGCGGCGATCGCCGGTTTAATTGCAGCAGCTGTCTCGTGGCTGTTAATTCGACTGCTGTTACGCCTCGACCGTTACGACCGTATGTATTAA
- a CDS encoding Stp1/IreP family PP2C-type Ser/Thr phosphatase, giving the protein MKLNFTGISDPGLIRANNQDAYYIDPEGRFFIVADGMGGHAGGEQASRIATQEIQKYLLEHWKSDLSSQELLEVALQQANEAILQDQQNHPERADMGTTAVVVIFRSPDSPLCAHIGDSRLYRLRASQLEQITEDHTWVARATKIGDISADEARNHPFRHVLSRCLGREDLHQVDIQPLDLKTGDCLLLCSDGLTEELIDEKISSYLQEKTLMEKIALNLVEAAKEQGGHDNITVILVAMDD; this is encoded by the coding sequence ATGAAACTTAATTTTACCGGTATCAGCGACCCAGGACTGATTCGAGCAAATAATCAAGATGCCTATTATATCGACCCCGAAGGACGCTTTTTTATCGTTGCCGATGGTATGGGTGGTCATGCCGGTGGAGAACAAGCAAGTCGCATCGCAACCCAGGAAATTCAAAAGTATCTTTTAGAACACTGGAAATCTGACCTCTCTTCCCAAGAGTTACTAGAAGTTGCTTTACAACAAGCCAACGAAGCAATTCTCCAAGACCAACAAAACCACCCCGAACGGGCAGATATGGGAACTACGGCAGTAGTCGTCATCTTCCGTTCTCCTGATAGTCCTCTATGCGCCCACATCGGCGATTCTCGACTCTACCGTCTGCGAGCATCCCAACTCGAACAAATTACCGAAGACCATACCTGGGTAGCTCGCGCCACAAAAATCGGTGATATCAGCGCCGACGAAGCACGTAATCACCCCTTCCGTCACGTTCTCTCTCGCTGTCTAGGACGGGAAGACCTACATCAAGTTGATATTCAGCCCTTAGACCTGAAAACAGGAGATTGCCTCCTACTCTGTAGTGATGGGCTTACAGAAGAACTTATTGACGAGAAAATCTCTAGTTATCTCCAAGAAAAGACTTTAATGGAAAAAATCGCCCTCAACCTTGTGGAAGCTGCCAAGGAACAAGGAGGACACGACAACATTACAGTCATCCTCGTTGCCATGGATGATTAG
- a CDS encoding NblA/ycf18 family protein, which translates to MNHPIELTLEQQFNIHSFATQVQGMSHDQAKDFLIKLYEQMVVREATYKELLKHQWGIDSGSAMA; encoded by the coding sequence ATGAATCACCCAATTGAATTGACCTTAGAGCAACAATTCAACATTCATTCCTTTGCAACTCAAGTGCAAGGCATGAGTCATGACCAAGCAAAAGACTTCTTGATCAAACTCTATGAGCAAATGGTTGTCCGCGAGGCTACTTACAAAGAACTCTTAAAACATCAGTGGGGTATCGATTCCGGCTCCGCTATGGCATAG
- a CDS encoding four-carbon acid sugar kinase family protein produces the protein MTTKPKIIVLDDDPTGSQTVHSCLLLMRWDVATLRTGLQDDAPIFFVLTNTRALPPEAAAAVTREVCQNLKVALATEGIRDFLVVSRSDSTLRGHYPIETDAIAEELGDFDAHFLVPAFFEGGRITRDSIHYLIVDGVPTPVHETEFARDSVFAYHHSYLPEYVAEKTQGKIPPEQVERFLLADIRQGCQERLMQLTGNRCGVVDGETQADLNQFATDILSAASQGKRFLFRSAASILTALAGLPPQPIAPENMAEYVREGKPGAVIVGSHVKKTTQQLAALLEAEGTAGIEIDVSRLVNDTGAEYQQLLDEVLQNVHQFHLAGKTPVVYTSRQELTFVDVKTRLDFGANVSALLMDVVRGLPEDIGFLVSKGGITSNDVLSTGLALTSARLLGQILAGCSLVRTAPEHPQFPNLPVVLFPGNVGDSNALATVYRRLSK, from the coding sequence ATGACTACCAAACCAAAAATTATTGTCCTGGATGACGATCCCACAGGTTCGCAAACAGTCCATAGTTGCTTGTTGCTGATGCGATGGGATGTGGCAACCTTACGCACTGGGTTACAGGATGATGCACCAATTTTTTTTGTATTAACGAATACAAGAGCTTTGCCTCCAGAGGCAGCAGCAGCAGTTACTAGGGAAGTTTGTCAAAATCTCAAGGTAGCATTAGCAACAGAAGGAATTAGGGATTTTCTTGTGGTTAGTCGCTCCGACTCCACCCTACGGGGACATTATCCCATCGAAACCGACGCGATCGCCGAAGAATTAGGTGACTTTGATGCCCATTTTCTCGTTCCTGCCTTTTTTGAAGGGGGAAGAATCACCCGCGATAGTATCCACTACCTAATAGTTGATGGTGTACCAACACCAGTACATGAAACAGAATTTGCCCGGGATTCCGTCTTTGCCTACCATCACAGTTATTTACCAGAATATGTAGCAGAGAAAACCCAAGGGAAAATCCCCCCAGAGCAGGTGGAAAGATTCCTACTGGCAGATATTCGCCAGGGTTGTCAAGAAAGGTTAATGCAATTAACTGGAAATCGCTGTGGGGTAGTAGATGGGGAAACCCAAGCTGATTTAAATCAATTTGCCACAGATATTCTCAGTGCCGCAAGTCAGGGTAAAAGGTTTTTATTCCGCAGCGCCGCCAGTATTCTCACCGCTTTGGCAGGTTTACCCCCCCAACCCATTGCCCCCGAAAATATGGCTGAGTACGTGCGAGAAGGTAAGCCAGGGGCAGTAATTGTCGGCTCCCATGTGAAAAAGACTACTCAGCAGTTAGCAGCGCTTCTAGAAGCAGAGGGAACCGCAGGAATTGAAATAGATGTTAGTCGCTTAGTTAATGATACAGGAGCGGAGTATCAACAATTACTCGATGAAGTGTTACAAAATGTACATCAATTCCATCTTGCGGGTAAAACCCCTGTAGTCTATACCAGTAGACAAGAGTTAACTTTTGTGGATGTGAAAACTCGTCTTGACTTTGGGGCGAATGTTTCCGCTTTATTGATGGATGTTGTGCGCGGTTTACCGGAAGATATTGGCTTTTTAGTCAGCAAGGGTGGCATTACTTCCAACGATGTGTTGAGTACAGGGTTAGCTTTAACCTCCGCACGACTACTGGGACAAATTTTAGCAGGTTGCTCCTTGGTACGAACTGCCCCAGAACATCCCCAGTTTCCCAATTTACCAGTGGTGTTATTTCCCGGTAATGTAGGTGATAGCAATGCTTTAGCTACGGTTTATCGCCGATTGAGTAAATAA
- the minC gene encoding septum site-determining protein MinC gives MFPDLDANSADAEPISSLTHLEAESSNPVLPDVEVESVLLYLKENTEIPPSVEEEKPEIPAETSEIELDLDSLDAPLPEGKVKQNVQVQIKSEAERLLLILPTESQLPASEVSWSEMWQQLKVRLNGSDRLRIPHVTVHLLAGDRLLDTRQLQELAETLKDIDLHLKSVATSRRQTAIAAATVGYSVEQIQRENTLASPPQTTTAPLADPLYVEMTVRSGVDIRHPGTVIVMGDVNPGGSIVADGDILIWGRLRGLAHAGANGNRDCLIMALQMEPTQLRIAEVVARAPEKSPSQFYPEVAYVTEQGIRITRAVDFSKAVLSRNS, from the coding sequence ATGTTTCCTGATTTAGACGCTAATTCTGCGGATGCAGAACCTATTTCCTCTCTGACTCATCTAGAGGCAGAATCAAGTAATCCTGTGCTTCCGGATGTGGAAGTTGAATCTGTTTTGCTGTACCTCAAGGAAAATACTGAGATTCCCCCATCCGTTGAGGAAGAAAAACCAGAAATTCCGGCTGAGACTTCCGAAATAGAGCTAGATTTAGATTCCCTTGATGCACCTTTACCGGAAGGAAAGGTAAAACAAAATGTACAAGTACAGATTAAGAGTGAGGCAGAAAGATTATTACTAATTTTACCCACTGAATCCCAATTACCAGCTTCTGAGGTCAGTTGGTCAGAAATGTGGCAACAGTTAAAGGTACGATTGAATGGTAGCGATCGCCTGCGTATACCCCATGTAACTGTTCATCTGTTAGCTGGCGATCGCCTCCTGGATACCCGACAATTACAAGAATTAGCCGAAACCCTCAAGGATATAGATTTACATCTGAAGTCGGTGGCAACTAGTCGCAGACAAACGGCGATCGCTGCGGCAACTGTGGGTTACTCAGTCGAGCAAATTCAACGGGAAAACACCCTCGCTTCCCCTCCCCAAACCACCACCGCACCCCTTGCTGACCCCCTGTACGTGGAAATGACTGTACGTTCTGGTGTCGATATCCGTCACCCTGGAACGGTAATTGTTATGGGAGATGTCAACCCCGGTGGTAGTATTGTCGCCGATGGTGACATCCTGATTTGGGGAAGATTAAGAGGTTTAGCCCACGCTGGGGCAAATGGCAACCGCGATTGCCTAATTATGGCATTGCAAATGGAACCGACTCAATTACGAATTGCCGAAGTTGTCGCCAGAGCTCCCGAAAAATCACCGAGTCAGTTTTATCCTGAAGTAGCTTATGTTACGGAACAGGGAATTAGGATTACTCGCGCGGTGGATTTTTCTAAAGCTGTGTTATCGAGAAATTCTTAG
- a CDS encoding DUF5615 family PIN-like protein, with protein sequence MLKFLADENFDNTIVRGLFRRNPTLDIVRVQDVGLSGKDDPTVLEWAAQEGRILLTHDVATITRYAYDRVTEEQPMPGVIEVSTDAPIGRVLEDILVLVECAQDGEMEGQIHYLPW encoded by the coding sequence ATGTTGAAATTTCTGGCTGACGAGAACTTCGATAATACAATTGTGCGAGGACTATTTCGCCGTAACCCAACTCTTGATATTGTTCGTGTGCAAGATGTTGGATTATCAGGTAAAGATGATCCAACTGTCTTAGAATGGGCAGCACAAGAGGGGCGAATTTTGCTAACTCACGATGTTGCTACGATTACTCGCTATGCCTACGATCGAGTCACAGAGGAACAGCCTATGCCAGGAGTGATTGAAGTTAGCACAGATGCTCCAATCGGTCGAGTTCTTGAGGATATTCTTGTATTAGTAGAGTGCGCTCAAGATGGAGAGATGGAAGGACAAATTCACTATCTTCCATGGTGA
- a CDS encoding DUF433 domain-containing protein, with amino-acid sequence MRLPIKAIANQVIDKPGVMVLSLGCNYALISFATIKAVTLEVVMTLIIVAESAPLQANEDGVILVGKTRVTLDTVVAVFHQGATAEEITYRYPSLNLADVYATIAFYLKHQSEVDAYLQKRRQQSQEIRKMNQGRFDPQGLRDRLLSRRTEQEVC; translated from the coding sequence TTGAGACTCCCGATTAAGGCGATCGCCAATCAGGTGATTGATAAACCTGGAGTCATGGTATTGAGCCTGGGATGTAATTATGCACTGATTTCGTTTGCTACCATCAAAGCAGTGACCTTGGAAGTGGTTATGACATTAATAATCGTGGCTGAATCTGCTCCTTTACAAGCGAACGAAGATGGTGTAATTCTTGTAGGAAAAACTCGTGTAACTTTGGATACTGTGGTTGCTGTCTTTCATCAGGGCGCAACAGCAGAGGAAATTACTTATCGGTATCCGTCACTGAATCTAGCTGATGTTTATGCGACCATTGCTTTTTATCTTAAGCACCAATCGGAAGTAGATGCTTACTTACAAAAACGACGGCAGCAATCGCAAGAGATTCGGAAAATGAATCAAGGGAGATTTGACCCGCAAGGTTTACGCGATCGCCTTCTTTCCCGCAGAACTGAACAAGAAGTATGTTGA